AGCCAGCAAGAGGCCCGCGATGGCAACGAAACGGATGAGCCTGAGCCAGCGATCCCGCTTCATTTCCCGAGATTGAGGATCTGCTCGAGGATGGAGAGGTAGTCCTCGAAGGCTTTCTTTCCTGCGGCAGTCAGGGTGTAGAGCGTCTGCGGACGGCCATCACCCGTAAGCTTTTCGCCGGAGATGTAGCTCGCCTGCTCCAAGGTGCGGAGGTGGGTGATGAGATTGCCATCGCTCATCTCGAGCTCCGATTTCAGGTCCTGGAAAGGCCACGGATTCACACGGGAAGCCAGCAGCGTCATGATGCCGAGCCGTCCCTTCTCGTGAATGGTCTTATCCAGCTTTGAAAAATCGATCATGCTCCCGGTCGGTCGCGGCGGGTAGTGGTGACGATGGCAGCCCCATAGAGCAAGTGGAAGCCGCCGAAGGTCGCCGCCATCAGGCCGGAGGGACCGAGGCGGATCAATAAATGGTTCATCGACTGGATGAAGGTGCCAGCAGCAAAGGCGATGAGGCCGGTAGTAAGAAAGGCGATCCCGAGCCAGACCATCGATTTCGGAGCAAACTCGCGGATGGCGAGGAGCGCGAGCCCATAGTGTAGCACCCAGAAGGAGGCGGCGAAATATTCAGCTTTCGGATAAGCGGGCTGGCGTCCGCCGTACTTCAGGTAGAGCAGGCCGAGGAATCCTCCGGCGATGAGCGAAGGCAGGGCACCGCGGAGGGCGACTTTCAAGCCATGGGACCAGAAGGGACGCTCGTGGATCTGGGAAAGGCGGTGCAATTGCCAAACAGCGAAGACCATCACGATGCCCAGCCCGGCCAGCCAGACGCTGCCCCATGCCCAACCGACCCGGGACTCGGAGATCCAGCCGGCGGCGAGAGCCATGGCGCCACCCAGCAAAGCAGCTTCTCCGGAGAGCGCGCGGAAGATCGTCGCGCGCTCCATCATCGTACGGATCACCCGTAACTGTTCTGCTGCGTCCTGATGGGTTGTCATGGCCACTGCTTTGCCATGCAAAGTTGTGAGTTCCAAGCGGGAAATTTGCTA
This portion of the Luteolibacter luteus genome encodes:
- a CDS encoding transcriptional regulator, whose protein sequence is MIDFSKLDKTIHEKGRLGIMTLLASRVNPWPFQDLKSELEMSDGNLITHLRTLEQASYISGEKLTGDGRPQTLYTLTAAGKKAFEDYLSILEQILNLGK